The Dunckerocampus dactyliophorus isolate RoL2022-P2 chromosome 14, RoL_Ddac_1.1, whole genome shotgun sequence genome includes the window CATTCAAAAAAACAAGGTGTGGATACTTTATATGCAGCATTGGGGTCAACAAATCCCTTCCATAGCTGCTCTGTGAAACACAACACTACCAAATTAAATCAATGTAAATGAATCCAACCAAAACCAGTTGCTATGTTAACTCTGTAAACTACCACGACTAACCTAATTAAAGTAAATTAAATCAATCCAACACCGGATGCAtgaaaatcaatttaaaatCCATCACACATCAGCTGCTTTGTCGGCTATGTGAACAACTACATTGTCATTAGGCATAAAATTCTATTCAATTCACATTTGACTATGTGAAAGTCAGTGTCAGTGTAGTTGCTCAGCCATACCTCATTTTGCCCACTAGGTGGGGCAGTCTGGTTACGTAACAGGACAGCAGGAAAGAGCTGGAAGCATTGATTTGATGACATCCACTCGTCTAAACAACATTCCCATCGAGATTGATAATTTATCGTTTATTAATATCGCTTTGCACTTAAATTAATGATTTGGCGTGTTTGTCATCGTGACTGTCTGTACAGTCTGCACAGTCACAAGCTTGTGCttgctgatttgttttttattattttccacaacagcacaaattattatttttatgatactagttcctgtttttttatttgtatgtattacgCATGAAGAAATGcaatttaaagtaaatatcgtCCAAAGTACAAATGTTACGGTCGAGAAACGCCTACCGCTGCCATTGGTGGAAAAATGGGAAACTATATAATATACTAGTTTCTAATTGGACAACATAACACGGAAGTGAAGAAGTGACCAATCGACTGGATAAAAGCACTCACCGGTTCGAGTGGAGGGGATCGGTTTGCCTGACCTTAACATCCGCTGAGACAGATAAATTTGTTTTATACACCAATTTATTTTAAGTATCATCGACTATGGCTGCGTATAAGCTGGTGCTGATTCGCCACGGAGAGAGCAACTGGAACCAGGAGAATCGATTCTGTGGATGGTTTGATGCTGATTTGAGCGAAACGGGGGAGAAGGAGGCGAGGAGAGGTGGACAGGCCCTGAAAGGTGAGCTAGAATTTATTTTCCTAATAGAATGACATTCTATGCGTAATGACATCTCTCACCCTATGAGCACAGGTGACTGCATTATGTGGCATCCTGCTTTATTATATAACCATCTTGGTATAAGATCCTAAATTAAAACGTGCACTACAGGTATACACTTGTTTTAATGCTCAGTACTTCACTGTGGGAACAATACACCTTAGAAGTCATGGTATCATTCAGAAACATGCTGCACTGCCAACTAGTGGCGTACTTCTGAAGATATCAGATGCTTACAAAGCAGCTTCAGCGTTATAATACAGCCTAAAAAAATTCTACATTGAAGGAGTACACGTCTAAACCCGGTGTTTCATAACGCAAGCCTGTGTGCCCTGTGTCCTGCAGATGCCAACTATGAGTTTGACATATGCTACACCTCGGTGCTGAAGAGAGCCATCAGGACCCTGTGGCTGGTCCTGGATGGCATCGACCAAATGTGGGTGCCCGTGCATCGTACCTGGCGTCTAAACGAGCGCCACTACGGCGGTCTGACAGGCCTCAACAAGGCCGAGACGGCTGCCAAGCACGGGGAGGCTCAGGTGAAAATCTGGAGGCGTTCGTTCGACATCCCTCCTCCGTCTATGGGTCCTGATCACGACTACTACGCAATCATCAGCAAGGTAAAGATAGCATACGCACTCAAACAAGGGGGTTTGTTGGTTTGTGAGGCAAGAGTTCACATTGAGCAACAGACTGCGGGgcttaacaaaaaagtgcacACAATTTGAACTTGCTTCCTGCAGTCAGGAAACCAAGCACTGATAAGTGAAATCAGCAGTATAGCAGAACCTCAATGGTATTACCTAAGAGCATGTGTAAGAGGAGTTAATACATGACTGCAAAGCATGGGGTTAAGGTTCAAAGTTAAGTCAAAGAGGCCTCGCAATCCAGAAGCCTCTATACCGGGGTTTTCAAAGTACAGCAGTTTgagaagaataaagacaaacgCCTTTTtccaaacctgctaagctaacttcagcTTTGGTCCCTACATTTAGAGAGTAAACAGACTCTCGGGTGAGCAAAAAAGGGCACAAAATATGCGccagaacatctttttttttcagggaGTCGGAGGACCCAACTGTATTCTATTCACTGAGGGGAGGTCTATTATCATTTTCATAGTGTAGTAAGGTAATTGTCATTCAGTTGGATTGTTTCTGGGATGCTGGTCTCCCCCAAATtgtatgttttaataataaaaaatagggGCGTcggtgttttcagtgttttctacacgtcaccttcttaaactattatttcatgatgaaatggaaaatgtccaTTGCTAAAaccattgtcttttgcataatcattttcaatgcTTGTATATCGATAATGTCTGATAGCTAATGATAAccggatgtaatacatgaaccgtgcgccctaatgaacgttacgtagctattttgactgacatattaccagtactcagattatgtacacaactattgaagAATTATGTGTAATCGGTTGGGCTCTACTTTCAATGCTCTTTGGTTTTTGTTCTTTCTGGTTTATTTATATGCGACACGCTGTTCTTGGTGCAGGATCGTCGCTATGCCAGTTTGACTGAGGATCAGCTTCCTTCCTGCGAAAGCCTCAAGGACACAATCGCCCGAGCGCTTCCCTTCTGGAATGAGGAAATCGCTCCTCAGATCAAGCAGGGAAAGAGAGTGCTCATCGCTGCTCATGGAAACAGTCTGAGGGGCATCGTGAAGCACCTGGAGGGTGAGTGCAGTTTTATTAGCAACATTGATAGATGTAATATTATTCTCAGAATTTGCAGTGGACAGTAAATCTGTACtgctatgcaagctgtacactgtctactctaaagtatatgcaggcttactttctatagtattttTGCTGTGCTTCCCGTATAGGAATGTCAGATGAAGCTATCATGGAGCTCAATCTGCCCACCGGCATTCCCATCCTGTACGAGCTAGACAAGAACCTGAAGCCTGTGAAGCCAATGCAGTTCCTGGGAGACGACGAGACCGTGCGCAAAGCTATGGAGGCCGTGGCCGCTCAGGGCAAGGCTAAGAAGTAAAACATGGTTGTGTTCCTAATAGTGTTTTTGTGTAATTGGAATTCTGGACTTGCACTGTGCTGAGAAAATACAGTTATGTCAATTGTATAGAAGGCTGATAAGTATTACCATCTTAAATGAAGTATTATTGGATTAACTTGCCAGGGACGGTAGTGGCTAATCTTTGCGCTTCTTTATTTAACTTATGATCAATTAAATATACGTTTGCCCCCGATACCTTTGTGTACCTGCATGTCTTTGGCTGATTATCAaattaatgcaaaaaaacaaagtctaAGAGCTGCTGTGGGAATTTCATCTcaagacaacaaaaaagtggTTCTGTTTCACTTATTGAAGCTTCCATTGTTGTCATTCCAATAATAATGCAAATGAGGGAAGAAACTTGGCAGTCCTTTTAGGGCATGATGTCACACCCCAACCGTCTTTTATTGTTATGTCTTGATTGTGTTGCTGTCTGTTGCGTTCTTGGATAACGTGCTTGTCCTTCACTCTATAATTGTTGCATTTGGAGTACAGTTCTCTTCCATAAGTTGCCATGATGTAAAATGAAACCAATGTAATGTATCAACTGCTCctgtgtctttttttcattttttaacatttggatttatttaattattattattacttttaaacTACGTAGCGACACTGTGCCGTTGGGCCTCTTGGGCCACCTTAAATGCGGCAACGGAAAAAAAAGCTAAACAGGCAGAAGAAGACTCAAATACGCAATCCGTACCGGAATCGCGGTTGGTTCTGCACATGTACGAGACCTGCGTCACATTCTCCGCTCGCAATTTTTTTACGACAGCAtgtctgcgacgtcacgtgctgtggaagttgtttttttttttatgtatgaaCGTAAATGGTCAATAAACATACTTCatttatgtaatatattggtgAGGTTCGTGACTCTTATCGTAAGACTTTGgtgcatgcggatgtttctgtcgtctttattcaccaagactgagctacgtaaagtGCAATGCGCCGCAGACATAAATGTCATATCTGGTTATTTATaataaacatgaataaatacaataaaacacataacaTGCAGTAATATTTGAATGTCAACAACCATAAGCCGAGTGTGGATTAATGGATTaatctagagcagtggttctcaattaatTTTGATGTTTTCAGTGTTGAACATGTCAATGAGTAAATATTGTACTCAAACTACTGCTCTTGTGATTTTCATCTCCCATATTAATTGCAAAGACTGAGGAAGAGGGAGGATATTCTGCTTTACAAatgatttactgtattctacttCATAGTTAAGAGTACAATCATTTATAACAGGCTTAGCAAATGGCAGCAAGTGCTACATTTTagacatgaatgaaaatacaatgactattattaaacatgtatttcaaataTTATCAGAGTATGAGTGCATGCTATCGCTGTATGTGTTCCATCAACAAAGATGTCTTGTGTCTATCAGTGGGACATCATGTGGACTGGTGCATGTCTCCGCTGTCCTCGACATCATCCATCGAGTGAGTGTGCAGGGATGATCTACACAGCCATGTCACTAAccctttttaaagaaaatactcTTTCTCAATGATGTAAACACAAAAGATGTCCACCATAAACTTGATAAAGAACACAAATAGAATAGGATAGGTTTAAACGACTAATAATGAACATGATCAGATTAGGAACACAACCATGTTTTACTTCTTAGCTttgccctcctcctcctgcacctCATGTTATTGCACCTGCCCTCCAGCTTGATGCTGTGCGGAAtgctacattgttttattatattaagtCATATATGTGATCAAATAAATCATATATTAAAATGCACGTTGGTTGAGGTATTCAACTGAGCCTTAAATTctcacatctacagtatatgcaaacACATTTCATAAATAATGTGTTGTTGCTGACCAGAGTGTTGTACAAATGAACCAAAGACTAACAAATAAGCAACTTTTAATAGTACTATTGTTAGGTTTCGCTATGAGCTGGAGATAAATCTGCCGACGGCCAGAACCTCTCTTCTTTCTCCTgtaaaacatacatttaaaaaacgaataactttatttctataatgtcACATATTGTTTGTTCCCCTTCACTTTTGTTAGGCTTTCGCTCTCCGTTAAGCGACTGAAAAGATATCGTTCTGTCATGGAAGAGCCTCCGAACGTCTGGCATTCGTCGACCTGGTAGGCGACTGGCCTCCTTGTGGGCTGCAGACCCTTAAATTAGACACAGTCTATGAATGACACTGACGTTTACGCTCCGTgactgccgtaaaatagatcgacaGATGGCGTAGATTGCGCATGTCTAAcacgtgactgccgaaaaattggccgaccggatgtagacgcgttatGCATATGCGTAGAACCGATTGTGTTTCCGGTGTGGATGGCGTAATGAcagcccacaatgcaattcAGGCAAACAGTCAGATGGCTTCTTCGGGCGGGCAATACTTGAAGCACCAGATCTCTGTCCGTTGGCACATTTTGGCAATGAAGGTCTATTTTGCTTGAtatcaaaatgaaaaatggaGCTGAAAATCAAGGAGACACTCGGTAAGAAAACCTACGAGTtcttgttttgtaaaatatcATGTTTATGGCGTTTAACGGCTATTGCTAGCTAAACGGTGCACTTCCTGTTGTTTTCAGTCAGTGACGTATTAAATTGCAACACTGTTTAGACCGAATAGCAAATGAGACACTTAAAAACCCAGAACCGCATAGTTATGCAGACAAGTTCACATTACTGTCAGATCCATCTCTAACCCGGACGTTTATTTGCCTAGTTGTGCTTTTATCTTATAACGCAACAACAAAGCATTTTCCTGCTGCATGGTACTTCTTGTACTTGTAGTTGTTGTTGCCGACTGTAAGCGTTAGTGTGAGCAAGTTCACTTCGTTAGCTGTTTGCTGCAAGACTTGCAAAGTTCAGGGTGTGTCAGATATGTGAGACTCACTATTAGTGCTGTGTTTAGCAATATGTGCTGCTGTTTTCCCTCAGTCTTTCTCGGTGGGAATACTGATATTGTTTGAAAAAATGTCTATTGCAGGACACTTAAGAAAACACAATATTATTCCCCGAGGACAAAAGGTAGGTCAAAGTCATTTCTGAATAGCAATATAACACAACATAATATACATGCATACAATACATATATAACATgatataacaatgtgtttgcAATAATGTACAGTGAATCCATTACGAGATACAAGGGATATTTTGTcccaatatttttcattttcaagccCTTTTGGTTGTTAATTGAGAATAAGTCAAATTGTCCAGAGGatattcattattttaattagAATTGGTATATGTGTTCCTTAAATTAACCTAAAATGACAAACCTTCAAAAACACAgacacatttgtttgtttttattggcctgcggca containing:
- the LOC129193860 gene encoding phosphoglycerate mutase 1 — encoded protein: MAAYKLVLIRHGESNWNQENRFCGWFDADLSETGEKEARRGGQALKDANYEFDICYTSVLKRAIRTLWLVLDGIDQMWVPVHRTWRLNERHYGGLTGLNKAETAAKHGEAQVKIWRRSFDIPPPSMGPDHDYYAIISKDRRYASLTEDQLPSCESLKDTIARALPFWNEEIAPQIKQGKRVLIAAHGNSLRGIVKHLEGMSDEAIMELNLPTGIPILYELDKNLKPVKPMQFLGDDETVRKAMEAVAAQGKAKK